The proteins below come from a single Oscillospiraceae bacterium genomic window:
- a CDS encoding ClbS/DfsB family four-helix bundle protein, which yields MRTYENKDELKNEINKSFAKYISEFNDIPEHLKDKRIDEIDRTPAENLAYQVGWTTLVIKWESDERKGIPVKTPSDNFKWNQLGELYQWFTDTYAQLSLQELKDRLNENINSIYAMIDSLSDEELFKPHMRKWADEATKTAVWEVYKFIHVNTVAPFGTFRTKIRKWKKIAL from the coding sequence TTGAGAACATATGAGAATAAAGACGAACTTAAAAACGAGATAAATAAAAGCTTTGCAAAATATATTTCAGAATTTAATGATATTCCGGAGCATTTAAAAGATAAGAGAATTGATGAGATCGATCGAACTCCGGCAGAAAATCTTGCTTATCAGGTTGGCTGGACAACTCTTGTTATTAAATGGGAATCAGACGAAAGAAAGGGTATTCCTGTCAAAACTCCTTCGGATAATTTTAAGTGGAATCAGCTTGGCGAATTATATCAATGGTTCACAGATACATATGCTCAGCTGTCACTGCAAGAATTGAAAGACAGATTGAATGAGAATATCAACTCTATTTATGCAATGATTGATTCTCTGAGTGATGAAGAATTATTTAAACCACATATGAGAAAATGGGCTGACGAAGCAACTAAAACAGCTGTCTGGGAAGTATACAAATTCATACATGTTAATACAGTTGCTCCGTTCGGAACCTTTAGAACCAAGATTAGAAAATGGAAAAAGATTGCACTATAA
- a CDS encoding MobA/MobL family protein, with translation MALFHLSVTQTKRSAGQSAIASAAYRAGERLYSEYYGEYSDYTRKGGVICSDILLPSHAPPEYADRQTLWNAVEKAERGKNAQLAYSFDIALQNEFSLEENIALARQFLLENFVSRGMVVDFAVHQPDREDGGIPNPHFHVLCPIRPIDQNGKWGLKQRRVYELDEDGNRIRDQNGEFVFNAVPTTDWGSPETLEYWRQTWAELCNAKFAEKELDVRIDHRSYERQGVELLPTVHEGATVRAMEKKGIRTEKGEFNRWIKATNAVIRDIKKKIALLFDWIAEAKAELAKPQAPDLVSLLNAYYTQRRAGAYSQKGKVSNLKEMNETFNYLRANGIYSLEDLESRVSEHSAATESLKKTLDEQTARMKAIKQLYDSSAAFQSLKPVYDGLQKIKFEKPRAKYKAEHEAELKQFYAARRKLTGEFPDGKVDMKKLTEEYDELELAHNTTYGEFKTVRDDLHRLWKVKSCVDTAARFNERTEEQMLQNRPQTRHKKEDMTR, from the coding sequence ATGGCACTATTTCATCTGAGCGTCACGCAGACTAAGCGAAGCGCAGGACAGTCCGCTATTGCTTCTGCCGCCTACCGTGCCGGGGAGCGATTGTATAGCGAGTATTACGGCGAATACAGCGACTACACCCGCAAGGGCGGCGTGATCTGCTCCGACATTCTCCTGCCGTCCCATGCACCGCCAGAATACGCAGACCGCCAGACCCTATGGAACGCCGTGGAAAAAGCCGAGCGTGGAAAGAACGCCCAGCTTGCATACAGCTTTGACATTGCCTTGCAGAATGAATTTTCCCTTGAGGAAAACATCGCTCTTGCAAGGCAATTTTTGTTGGAGAACTTTGTGAGCCGTGGCATGGTGGTTGACTTCGCCGTACACCAGCCAGACCGGGAGGACGGCGGCATACCAAACCCGCATTTTCATGTGCTTTGCCCTATCCGCCCCATCGATCAGAACGGCAAATGGGGACTAAAGCAACGCCGGGTGTATGAGCTGGACGAGGACGGCAACCGTATCCGAGACCAGAACGGCGAGTTTGTTTTCAACGCCGTTCCCACTACCGACTGGGGCAGTCCCGAAACGCTGGAATACTGGCGGCAGACATGGGCGGAGCTATGCAACGCCAAGTTTGCGGAAAAGGAGCTTGACGTTCGTATCGACCACCGAAGCTATGAGCGTCAGGGCGTGGAGCTTCTTCCCACCGTCCACGAGGGCGCAACCGTCCGGGCAATGGAGAAGAAAGGCATACGCACCGAAAAGGGCGAGTTCAACCGCTGGATCAAGGCAACCAATGCCGTTATCCGGGACATCAAGAAGAAAATCGCTCTCCTGTTCGATTGGATTGCCGAAGCAAAAGCAGAGCTTGCCAAGCCGCAGGCACCCGACCTTGTTTCTCTGCTGAACGCCTATTACACCCAGCGCAGAGCCGGGGCGTATTCGCAGAAAGGCAAGGTCAGCAATCTAAAGGAGATGAACGAGACTTTCAATTATCTCCGGGCAAACGGCATTTACTCCCTTGAAGATTTGGAAAGCCGTGTCAGCGAACACAGTGCTGCCACAGAGAGCTTGAAGAAAACGCTGGACGAACAGACCGCCCGAATGAAAGCAATTAAGCAGCTCTATGACAGCTCCGCTGCTTTCCAGAGCTTGAAGCCTGTCTATGACGGCTTGCAGAAAATCAAGTTTGAGAAGCCCAGAGCCAAGTACAAGGCAGAGCATGAAGCGGAACTGAAACAGTTCTACGCCGCCAGACGCAAGCTGACCGGAGAGTTCCCGGACGGCAAGGTGGATATGAAAAAGCTGACCGAAGAGTATGACGAGCTGGAACTGGCGCACAACACCACCTACGGCGAGTTTAAGACCGTCAGAGACGATTTACACCGTCTTTGGAAGGTCAAGTCGTGTGTAGATACTGCCGCCCGAT
- a CDS encoding DUF3847 domain-containing protein has translation MTKPKTLDQLRAEKERAETQLAQEQHKLERLENRKKYLEKGERTKRTHRLCNLGGTIESLAPEVKDLTRTEMTELMEHIFSLSEVQRAVRHMAITHISQANREKELKADGTISSERHAD, from the coding sequence ATGACAAAACCGAAAACCCTCGACCAGCTCCGAGCCGAAAAGGAACGAGCTGAGACGCAGCTTGCACAGGAACAGCACAAGCTGGAGCGTCTGGAGAACAGAAAGAAGTATCTGGAGAAAGGCGAACGCACCAAGCGCACCCACCGCCTTTGCAATCTGGGCGGCACGATTGAGAGCCTTGCCCCGGAGGTCAAAGATCTCACACGCACCGAAATGACAGAGCTGATGGAACACATCTTTTCCCTGTCCGAAGTCCAGCGAGCCGTCCGTCACATGGCGATTACCCATATCAGTCAAGCGAACAGAGAAAAGGAGTTGAAAGCCGATGGCACTATTTCATCTGAGCGTCACGCAGACTAA